Proteins encoded in a region of the Sphingopyxis sp. OAS728 genome:
- a CDS encoding stage II sporulation protein M: MIDAPSFSTSRFRAEREADWIAFDLLLTKLEKKGAAALTSDELLQLPLLYRATLSSLSIARATSLDKALLDHLEALSIRGYFLVYGVRESRWNRLRRFFLYDWPAAIRSVWKETVIISLIILLGAITSYSLVSNNPEWYFNFVDEEMSGGRDPRATAEYLQSTLGHGKAANESESESGLHIFATYLFTHNSRVSILSFALGFAFGVPTMMLEYYQGIGLGAMMAVFAGKGLGYDFGGWLFIHGTTELFAAALSGAAGLRIGAAVVFPGARGRLQAASDAGRTAGKVMVGVIIMLFAAGLLEGFGRQLITDTVLRYAIGSLMLLFWLGYYYIPRREDVT; this comes from the coding sequence ATGATCGACGCCCCCAGCTTTTCGACGAGCCGCTTTCGCGCCGAGCGCGAGGCCGACTGGATCGCGTTCGACCTGCTGCTCACCAAGCTCGAAAAGAAGGGCGCCGCGGCGCTGACCAGCGACGAGCTGCTGCAACTGCCCCTGCTCTATCGCGCCACCCTGTCGTCGCTGTCGATCGCGCGCGCGACGAGCCTCGACAAGGCACTGCTCGACCATCTCGAGGCGCTGTCGATCCGCGGCTATTTCCTCGTTTACGGCGTGCGCGAAAGCCGATGGAACCGCCTTCGCCGTTTCTTCCTCTACGACTGGCCCGCCGCGATCCGATCGGTGTGGAAGGAAACGGTGATCATATCGCTGATCATCCTGCTCGGCGCGATCACCAGCTACTCGCTCGTATCGAATAACCCCGAATGGTATTTCAACTTCGTCGACGAAGAGATGTCGGGCGGGCGCGACCCGCGCGCGACCGCCGAATATCTCCAGTCGACGCTAGGCCATGGCAAGGCGGCGAACGAGAGCGAAAGCGAGAGCGGGCTGCATATCTTCGCGACCTATTTGTTCACGCACAACAGCCGCGTCTCGATCCTGTCCTTTGCACTGGGCTTTGCCTTCGGCGTGCCGACGATGATGCTCGAATATTATCAGGGGATCGGGCTCGGCGCGATGATGGCGGTCTTTGCGGGCAAGGGCCTCGGATATGATTTCGGCGGCTGGCTCTTCATCCACGGCACGACCGAGCTGTTCGCCGCGGCGTTGTCGGGCGCCGCTGGGCTGCGCATCGGCGCCGCGGTCGTCTTTCCGGGCGCGCGCGGGCGGTTGCAGGCAGCATCGGACGCTGGACGCACCGCGGGCAAGGTGATGGTGGGCGTCATCATCATGCTGTTCGCCGCAGGACTGCTCGAGGGATTCGGGCGCCAGCTGATCACCGACACGGTGCTGCGCTATGCGATCGGGTCGTTGATGCTGCTCTTCTGGCTCGGCTATTATTACATCCCGCGCCGCGAGGATGTGACATGA
- a CDS encoding ArsR/SmtB family transcription factor gives MSAAVDRTLAALADPVRRRAVELLGERPRSAGELAGALGLAPPAMSRHLRALKEGGLVEDGHPAFDARVRIYSLRDGATDGLKRWLAETEALWMHQLAAFKAHVESGVEGEE, from the coding sequence TTGAGCGCCGCGGTCGACCGCACGCTCGCCGCGCTCGCCGATCCGGTCCGGCGGCGCGCGGTCGAGCTGCTGGGTGAGCGGCCGCGCAGCGCGGGCGAGCTGGCGGGCGCACTCGGGCTCGCGCCGCCGGCGATGAGCCGCCACCTGCGCGCGCTCAAGGAAGGCGGGCTGGTCGAGGACGGGCACCCGGCGTTCGATGCGCGCGTGCGCATCTATAGCCTCAGGGACGGCGCAACCGACGGTCTGAAGCGATGGCTCGCCGAGACCGAGGCGCTGTGGATGCACCAGCTTGCCGCGTTCAAGGCCCATGTCGAGAGCGGCGTCGAGGGCGAGGAATGA
- a CDS encoding septal ring lytic transglycosylase RlpA family protein: MRAFSAMLLPLLLTASATAQEVEVTDNPIAEIVQPTDDETEIDGGMASYYGNELAGNRTASGERFDPGQLTAAHRTLPFGSMVRVTNTSNGDSVVVRINDRGPFSRGRVIDVSQAAAREIGMHRSGTARVKLALLDND, from the coding sequence ATGCGGGCCTTTTCAGCCATGCTGCTTCCGCTTTTGCTGACGGCCTCAGCCACGGCGCAGGAAGTCGAAGTCACCGACAATCCGATCGCCGAGATCGTCCAGCCGACCGACGATGAAACCGAAATCGACGGCGGAATGGCGAGCTATTACGGCAACGAGCTTGCCGGCAATCGCACCGCAAGCGGCGAACGTTTCGACCCCGGCCAGCTCACCGCGGCGCACCGCACCCTGCCCTTCGGCAGCATGGTGCGCGTCACCAACACGTCGAACGGCGACAGCGTGGTCGTCCGCATCAACGACCGCGGCCCCTTCTCGCGCGGCCGCGTGATCGACGTCAGCCAGGCCGCGGCGCGCGAAATCGGCATGCACCGCAGCGGCACCGCGCGCGTGAAGCTGGCGCTGCTCGACAACGACTGA
- the gyrB gene encoding DNA topoisomerase (ATP-hydrolyzing) subunit B: protein MTDTPENTAPVAPANQPNTNAYGADSIKVLKGLDAVRKRPGMYIGDTDDGSGLHHMVFEVSDNAIDEALAGHCDLVLITLNSDGSVSVEDNGRGIPTGIHAEEGISAAEVIMTQLHAGGKFENTSDDNAYKVSGGLHGVGVSVVNALSEWLELTIWRDGEEHWMRFEHGDSVAPLKVNGPAPAGKKGTRVTFMASTETFKNVTEFDFEKLEHRYRELAFLNSGVRIKLVDARHAEHESHDLFYEGGIAAFVKYLDRNKNALLPDPIAISSERDGIGIDVALEWNDSYYENVLCFTNNIPQRDGGTHLAAFRAALTRTLNGYGEKSGMLKKEKVSLTGEDMREGLTAIVSVKLPDPKFSSQTKDKLVSSEVRQPLESLMADRMTEWLEENPANAKAVIQKVIDAAAAREAAKKARELTRRKGAMDIASLPGKLADCQERDPSKCELFLVEGDSAGGSAKQGRDRHVQAILPLKGKILNVERARFDRIISSKEVGTLIQALGTGIRDEFNLEKLRYHKIVIMTDADVDGAHIRTLLLTFFYRQMPEIIEAGHLYIAQPPLYKVAKGRSEVYLKDDTALENYLVDAGIDALLLETAGGARSGADLRGLIDHGRRLRALMRYVPRNLNHGLVEALALTGALDPDLDTAGRHSAAATAATWLNAAERALTGGAEAVWTVEAVEGGGYTLERRWRGVSDHHAIDAGFLASQEARRMHKLAAEQADTYARPGRLVKATGAAAEVEAETADGEEGDVPATTNAKANPVTRPSELLEAIFAHSRKGLAISRYKGLGEMNAEQLWETTLDPANRSLLRVEAEQADVAHEIFERLMGDEVEPRRDFIQTNALSVANLDV, encoded by the coding sequence ATGACGGACACCCCAGAAAATACGGCGCCGGTCGCGCCCGCCAATCAGCCCAACACCAACGCCTATGGCGCCGATTCGATCAAGGTTCTCAAGGGCCTCGACGCGGTGCGCAAACGGCCGGGCATGTACATCGGCGACACCGACGACGGATCGGGCCTGCATCACATGGTGTTCGAAGTGTCGGACAATGCGATCGACGAAGCGCTCGCGGGGCATTGCGACCTTGTCCTGATCACGCTCAACAGCGACGGATCGGTCAGCGTCGAGGACAATGGCCGCGGTATCCCGACCGGCATCCATGCCGAAGAAGGCATTTCGGCGGCCGAGGTCATCATGACCCAGCTCCACGCCGGCGGGAAGTTCGAGAACACCAGCGACGACAATGCGTACAAGGTGTCGGGCGGCCTCCACGGTGTCGGCGTCTCGGTTGTCAACGCCCTGTCCGAATGGCTCGAACTCACGATCTGGCGCGACGGCGAAGAGCATTGGATGCGCTTCGAACATGGCGATTCGGTCGCACCGCTGAAGGTCAACGGCCCCGCGCCCGCAGGCAAGAAGGGCACGCGCGTGACCTTCATGGCCTCGACCGAGACGTTCAAGAATGTCACCGAATTCGATTTCGAGAAGCTCGAGCATCGGTACCGCGAGCTTGCCTTCCTCAATTCGGGCGTCCGCATCAAGCTCGTCGACGCGCGCCATGCCGAGCATGAAAGCCATGACCTGTTTTACGAGGGCGGGATCGCGGCGTTCGTCAAATATCTCGACCGCAACAAGAATGCGCTGCTGCCCGATCCGATCGCGATCAGCAGCGAACGCGACGGCATCGGCATCGACGTCGCGCTCGAGTGGAACGACAGCTATTACGAAAATGTCCTCTGTTTCACGAACAATATCCCGCAGCGCGACGGCGGCACACACCTTGCGGCCTTCCGCGCCGCGCTGACGCGCACGCTCAACGGCTATGGCGAAAAGTCGGGGATGCTGAAGAAGGAAAAGGTGTCGCTGACCGGCGAAGATATGCGCGAAGGGCTGACCGCGATCGTCTCGGTCAAGCTGCCCGATCCGAAGTTTTCGTCGCAGACCAAGGACAAGCTGGTCAGCTCCGAAGTCCGCCAGCCGCTCGAAAGCCTGATGGCCGACCGGATGACCGAATGGCTCGAGGAAAATCCCGCCAATGCCAAGGCGGTGATCCAGAAGGTGATCGATGCCGCCGCGGCGCGCGAAGCCGCGAAGAAGGCGCGCGAGCTGACGCGGCGCAAGGGCGCGATGGACATTGCGAGCCTGCCCGGCAAGCTCGCCGACTGTCAGGAACGCGACCCCAGCAAATGCGAACTCTTCCTCGTCGAGGGTGACTCGGCAGGCGGCAGCGCGAAGCAGGGCCGCGACCGGCATGTGCAGGCGATCCTGCCGCTGAAGGGCAAGATCCTGAACGTCGAGCGCGCGCGCTTCGACCGCATCATTTCGTCGAAGGAAGTCGGCACGCTGATCCAGGCGCTCGGCACCGGCATCCGCGACGAGTTCAACCTCGAAAAGCTGCGCTATCACAAGATCGTGATCATGACCGACGCCGACGTCGACGGCGCACATATCCGCACGCTTCTGCTCACCTTCTTCTATCGCCAGATGCCCGAGATCATCGAGGCGGGGCATCTCTACATCGCCCAGCCGCCGCTCTACAAAGTCGCGAAGGGGCGGAGCGAGGTTTATCTGAAGGACGATACCGCGCTCGAAAATTATCTCGTCGACGCCGGGATCGACGCGCTGCTGCTCGAAACCGCGGGCGGCGCGCGCTCGGGTGCCGACCTGCGCGGGTTGATCGACCATGGCCGGCGCCTGCGCGCACTGATGCGCTACGTGCCGCGCAACCTCAATCACGGGCTCGTCGAGGCGCTGGCGCTGACCGGCGCGCTCGATCCCGATCTCGACACGGCGGGCCGCCACAGTGCCGCCGCGACCGCCGCAACCTGGCTCAACGCCGCCGAACGCGCGCTGACCGGCGGCGCCGAGGCGGTATGGACCGTCGAAGCGGTCGAGGGCGGCGGCTACACGCTCGAACGCCGCTGGCGCGGGGTCAGCGACCATCATGCGATCGACGCCGGCTTCCTCGCCAGCCAGGAGGCGCGCCGGATGCACAAGCTCGCCGCCGAACAGGCCGACACCTATGCGCGTCCGGGCCGGCTGGTGAAAGCCACGGGCGCGGCGGCCGAAGTCGAAGCCGAGACGGCCGACGGCGAAGAGGGCGATGTGCCCGCGACGACGAACGCGAAGGCCAACCCGGTCACGCGCCCGTCCGAACTGCTCGAGGCGATCTTCGCGCACAGCCGCAAGGGTCTCGCGATCAGCCGCTACAAGGGGCTGGGCGAGATGAATGCCGAACAGCTTTGGGAAACCACGCTCGACCCCGCCAACCGTTCGCTGCTGCGTGTCGAGGCCGAACAGGCCGATGTGGCGCACGAAATCTTCGAACGACTGATGGGCGACGAGGTCGAACCGCGGCGCGACTTCATTCAGACGAACGCGCTTTCGGTGGCGAATCTGGACGTATAA
- a CDS encoding DUF58 domain-containing protein codes for MIYPTRRAIYLLLAGAPMALALGLVRPELWLAAPGWIGVIIACLILDTIAGANPRHLSLDARFPHQVGVGDPFDLSLSASGRAVPPRAELALALDERLAGGGRLADDMRRTSTGDALVRTLSLTASRRGQALVEALWIRWAGPLGLVWKQRKFAIDGAIHVVPSLRAVTDEGSRLFQRNSWFGLRQQRFRGEGTEYEALAEYQPGMDRRAIDWNASARHVKLLAKEYRVERDNRVVLAIDSGRTMAEPVGGMPRVDRAVSAALLLAYVGLKLNDRISFFSFAAKPQTLTPAYMHTQDFPALQRAASLIDYAHVESNFTLALTTLSAQLNRRSLIILFTEFTDATSADLMIRAAGRLVKKHRLLFVVIKDEEVEAEERRRPESGADVTRANVAAAMLRDRQLVIARLQRLGADVLEVPADAMGASAVEAYLGIKRQGSL; via the coding sequence GTGATCTACCCGACCCGCCGCGCGATCTATTTGCTGCTCGCGGGCGCCCCGATGGCGCTCGCGCTCGGGCTGGTCCGGCCCGAGCTGTGGCTCGCCGCGCCCGGGTGGATCGGCGTGATTATCGCCTGCCTGATCCTCGACACCATCGCGGGCGCCAACCCCCGCCACCTGTCGCTCGACGCGCGCTTTCCGCATCAGGTCGGCGTCGGCGATCCCTTCGACCTGTCGCTCAGTGCGAGCGGGCGGGCGGTGCCGCCGCGCGCCGAACTCGCGCTCGCACTCGACGAACGGCTTGCCGGGGGTGGCCGACTGGCAGACGACATGCGCCGAACGAGCACGGGCGACGCCCTCGTCCGCACGCTTTCGCTCACTGCATCGCGGCGCGGACAGGCGCTGGTCGAGGCGCTGTGGATCCGCTGGGCCGGCCCCCTCGGCCTCGTCTGGAAACAGCGCAAATTTGCGATCGACGGCGCAATCCATGTCGTTCCTAGCCTGCGCGCGGTTACCGATGAAGGCAGCCGGCTGTTCCAGCGCAATAGCTGGTTCGGCCTTCGCCAGCAGAGGTTCCGCGGCGAGGGCACCGAATATGAGGCGCTCGCCGAATATCAGCCGGGGATGGACCGGCGCGCGATCGACTGGAACGCCTCGGCGCGCCACGTCAAATTGCTCGCAAAGGAATATCGCGTCGAACGCGACAACCGCGTCGTGCTCGCGATCGACAGCGGGCGGACGATGGCCGAGCCCGTCGGCGGCATGCCGCGCGTCGACCGCGCGGTCTCGGCGGCGCTGCTGCTCGCCTATGTCGGCCTGAAACTCAACGACCGGATCAGCTTCTTCTCCTTCGCCGCCAAGCCGCAGACGCTGACCCCCGCCTATATGCACACGCAGGATTTCCCCGCGCTCCAGCGCGCGGCGAGCCTGATCGACTATGCGCATGTCGAGAGCAATTTCACGCTCGCGCTCACCACGCTGAGCGCGCAGCTCAACCGCCGCTCGCTGATCATCCTGTTCACCGAATTCACCGACGCGACGAGCGCCGACCTGATGATCCGCGCCGCCGGACGGCTGGTGAAGAAGCACCGCCTACTGTTCGTCGTGATCAAGGACGAGGAGGTCGAAGCCGAGGAGCGCCGCCGCCCCGAAAGCGGCGCTGACGTCACGCGCGCCAACGTCGCCGCGGCGATGCTCCGCGACCGGCAGCTCGTCATCGCGCGGCTCCAGCGGCTGGGTGCCGACGTCCTCGAAGTACCCGCCGACGCAATGGGCGCGAGCGCGGTCGAGGCCTATCTCGGTATCAAAAGGCAGGGCAGCCTGTGA
- a CDS encoding RDD family protein has protein sequence MTAAAANAKSRAARAKKIRQFITPEGVDLELKIASSGLRFGALLVDLMLIVLALFLFSLVMLWIGLASQSDVTVVVWMLGAFILRTFWFVGFELGSRAATPGKRIMGIRVVARDGGRLTADAVVARNLIRELELFLPLMMLGVGASEDMVSGWTVAAGILWSLTLSLFLLFNRDRMRMGDLIAGTWVVMAQRAKLDADIATSSAGETMAFSESELAVYGIFELQELERVLRGNDPRAMREVADAIRAKIGRPVAEEDDVFLLSYYRQLKARLERKLLFGKRREDKYASD, from the coding sequence ATGACCGCCGCCGCCGCCAACGCCAAGTCGCGCGCCGCGCGGGCGAAGAAGATCCGCCAGTTCATCACGCCCGAGGGGGTCGATCTCGAGCTCAAGATCGCGAGTTCGGGGCTGCGCTTCGGCGCGCTGCTGGTCGACCTGATGCTGATCGTGCTCGCGCTGTTCCTGTTTTCACTCGTCATGCTGTGGATCGGGCTTGCCTCGCAATCGGATGTCACGGTCGTCGTGTGGATGCTCGGCGCCTTCATACTCCGCACCTTCTGGTTCGTCGGCTTCGAACTGGGGTCGCGCGCGGCGACGCCGGGAAAAAGGATCATGGGCATCCGCGTCGTCGCACGCGACGGGGGGCGGCTGACCGCCGATGCGGTCGTCGCGCGCAACCTGATCCGCGAGCTCGAACTGTTCCTGCCGCTGATGATGCTGGGGGTCGGCGCGTCCGAGGATATGGTGTCGGGGTGGACGGTGGCCGCAGGCATCTTATGGTCGCTGACGCTCAGCCTGTTCCTGCTGTTCAACCGCGACCGGATGCGGATGGGCGACCTGATCGCGGGCACCTGGGTCGTGATGGCGCAGCGCGCGAAGCTCGACGCCGATATCGCGACGAGCAGCGCGGGCGAGACAATGGCGTTCAGCGAAAGCGAACTCGCGGTCTATGGCATTTTCGAGCTGCAGGAACTCGAGCGCGTGCTTCGCGGCAACGATCCGCGCGCGATGCGCGAGGTCGCCGACGCGATCCGCGCCAAGATCGGGCGGCCCGTCGCCGAAGAGGATGACGTCTTCCTGCTTTCCTACTACCGCCAGTTGAAGGCCCGGCTCGAACGCAAATTGCTGTTCGGCAAGCGGCGAGAGGATAAATATGCCAGCGACTGA
- a CDS encoding AAA family ATPase: MVTIALLAGGHVLLEGPPGTAKTLLAQAFARATGLDFGRIQFTPDLMPGDILGSNLFNFQTSSFTLTKGPIFTELLLADEINRTPPKTQAALLEAMQERRVTINGEAHVMSPRFTVLATQNPIEQQGVYPLPEAQLDRFLFKLVVDYPAADEERRIVADHGGRFKSPAVGDFGVTQVADAKTIEAAIDTIATVRLADEIVDYIVRLVRATRESADLECGASPRAATLLARAACAAAALDGRDYVIPDDVQRLAAGVLRHRVILSAAAEIEGRNVEQVVAALLEREEVPR, encoded by the coding sequence ATGGTGACGATCGCGCTGCTCGCCGGCGGGCATGTGCTGCTCGAAGGCCCGCCGGGGACGGCGAAGACACTGCTTGCACAGGCCTTTGCCCGCGCGACGGGGCTCGATTTCGGGCGTATCCAGTTCACGCCGGACCTTATGCCCGGCGACATATTGGGATCGAACCTGTTCAACTTCCAGACGTCGAGCTTCACGCTGACCAAGGGGCCGATCTTTACCGAATTGCTGCTCGCCGACGAAATCAACCGCACGCCGCCCAAGACGCAGGCGGCGTTGCTCGAGGCGATGCAGGAACGCCGCGTCACGATCAATGGCGAGGCGCATGTCATGAGCCCGCGCTTCACCGTCCTCGCGACGCAGAATCCGATCGAGCAGCAGGGTGTCTATCCGCTTCCCGAGGCGCAGCTCGACCGCTTCCTGTTCAAGCTCGTCGTCGACTATCCCGCCGCCGACGAAGAACGGCGTATCGTCGCCGACCATGGCGGACGCTTCAAAAGCCCCGCGGTCGGCGATTTCGGCGTCACCCAAGTGGCCGATGCCAAGACGATCGAGGCGGCGATCGACACGATCGCGACCGTCCGCCTCGCCGACGAGATCGTCGACTATATCGTCCGCCTTGTCCGCGCAACGCGCGAGAGCGCTGACCTTGAATGCGGCGCGAGCCCGCGCGCCGCGACGTTGCTTGCGCGCGCGGCGTGCGCGGCGGCGGCGCTCGACGGACGCGACTATGTGATCCCCGACGATGTCCAGCGCCTCGCCGCGGGCGTGCTGCGCCATCGCGTCATCCTGTCGGCCGCAGCTGAGATCGAGGGCCGCAACGTCGAACAGGTCGTCGCAGCGCTGCTCGAACGCGAGGAAGTCCCGCGGTGA
- a CDS encoding DUF4350 domain-containing protein: protein MSGAAAANDGFNPRLIAGVVIIGIVAFVALWALIALGPQISSGNDGGGHALSKAAPGYAGIVDLVERAGGHVELRRRVEPTQYDDYTQLTILTPTARTRSDEMKELFAAQGDAPVLVVLPKWAAGGMPGQAPKPGWVSGGIAVLPPARLLPEEYFGKVRIGRAKWANKNARGRVGGHDIRLIDPAQLHTISGDGLDPLITAADGSAILARARDRDLYVLSDPDLINNLAFSTRDKAVTAARLVDAIAEDANADGLAFDLTLNGFGGQRSLLRFAFVPPFIGITLCLIAAGLLALWQAWVRFGPALKLGRAIPVSKAALIANSADLIRQARRELDGADAFVKSQRSAIARRLHAPGGLDDEATDRWIDKHLRGGSDLFSSLARRLPLARNTHEFLADAQALHDIRKDLLRDS, encoded by the coding sequence ATGAGCGGCGCGGCGGCGGCCAACGACGGCTTCAACCCGCGCCTGATCGCCGGCGTTGTGATCATCGGCATCGTCGCTTTCGTCGCGCTGTGGGCGCTGATCGCGCTCGGGCCGCAGATCAGCAGCGGCAATGATGGCGGCGGCCATGCGCTGTCGAAGGCGGCGCCGGGCTATGCCGGCATCGTCGACCTTGTCGAGCGTGCCGGCGGCCATGTCGAATTGCGGCGGCGGGTCGAACCGACCCAATATGACGATTATACCCAGCTCACCATCCTGACCCCGACCGCGCGCACGCGGTCCGACGAGATGAAGGAGCTGTTCGCGGCACAGGGCGACGCGCCGGTGCTGGTCGTGCTGCCCAAATGGGCGGCGGGCGGCATGCCCGGTCAGGCGCCGAAGCCCGGCTGGGTCAGCGGCGGTATCGCCGTCCTGCCCCCGGCGCGGCTGCTGCCCGAGGAATATTTCGGCAAAGTCCGGATCGGCCGCGCCAAATGGGCCAATAAAAATGCGCGCGGCCGGGTCGGTGGGCACGACATACGGCTGATCGACCCGGCGCAGCTCCACACGATCAGCGGCGACGGCCTCGACCCGCTGATCACCGCGGCGGACGGCAGCGCGATACTGGCGCGCGCGCGCGACCGTGATCTTTATGTCCTGTCCGACCCCGACCTCATCAACAATCTGGCCTTTTCGACGCGTGACAAGGCGGTGACGGCGGCAAGGCTGGTCGATGCGATTGCCGAGGATGCCAATGCCGATGGCCTCGCCTTTGACCTCACGCTCAACGGTTTCGGCGGGCAGCGCTCGTTGCTGCGCTTCGCCTTTGTCCCGCCCTTCATCGGGATCACGCTCTGCCTGATCGCTGCCGGACTGCTCGCGCTGTGGCAGGCGTGGGTGCGTTTTGGTCCGGCGCTGAAACTCGGCCGCGCGATCCCGGTGTCGAAGGCGGCGCTGATCGCGAACAGCGCCGACCTGATCCGGCAGGCGCGCCGCGAACTCGACGGCGCCGACGCCTTTGTGAAAAGCCAACGCAGCGCGATCGCGCGGCGGCTGCACGCCCCCGGCGGGCTCGACGACGAGGCGACCGACCGCTGGATCGACAAGCATCTGCGCGGCGGCAGCGACCTTTTCTCCTCGCTCGCGCGGCGCCTGCCGCTCGCGCGCAACACCCATGAGTTTCTGGCAGACGCGCAGGCGCTGCACGACATCAGGAAGGATTTACTCCGTGACAGCTAA
- a CDS encoding glutaminase yields MKLAAAHLGQGRVADYIPALANVDPNKLGFALALPDGTVHTSGDADEPFSIQSVSKVFTLALALRRVGSSLWDSVGREPSGSAFNSIVQLESEQGIPRNPLINAGAIATTDRLIDGRSGDATIDEIVDFMRARAGDDSVGIDFDVAFSESETGARNRSLAHFMDAFGNLTHPVESVVGVYFRQCAIAMSCRQLARAGLFLAMEGRDLLSGEQLIEPHRARRINAIMMLCGHYDNSGEFAFRVGLPGKSGVGGGILCIAPGQGSIAVWSPALNDAGTSLAGAVALEHFAYAAGWSVFD; encoded by the coding sequence ATGAAGCTCGCCGCGGCGCATCTCGGCCAGGGGCGCGTCGCCGACTATATTCCCGCGCTCGCCAACGTCGACCCGAACAAGCTCGGCTTCGCGCTCGCGCTCCCCGATGGCACCGTCCACACCTCGGGCGATGCCGACGAGCCCTTCTCGATCCAGTCGGTGTCGAAGGTCTTCACGCTGGCGCTGGCGCTTCGCCGCGTCGGTAGTTCTTTGTGGGACAGCGTGGGGCGCGAGCCGTCGGGCAGCGCGTTCAACTCGATCGTCCAGCTCGAAAGCGAGCAGGGCATCCCGCGCAATCCGCTGATCAACGCGGGGGCGATCGCGACGACCGACCGGCTGATCGACGGGCGCAGCGGCGATGCGACCATCGACGAGATTGTCGACTTCATGCGCGCCCGCGCCGGCGACGACAGCGTCGGGATCGATTTCGACGTCGCTTTCTCTGAATCCGAAACCGGGGCGCGCAACCGCAGTCTTGCGCATTTCATGGACGCCTTCGGCAATCTGACGCATCCTGTCGAGTCGGTCGTCGGCGTCTATTTCCGTCAGTGCGCGATCGCCATGTCGTGCCGCCAGCTTGCGCGTGCGGGGCTGTTCCTTGCGATGGAGGGCCGCGACCTGCTCAGCGGCGAGCAACTGATCGAACCGCACCGCGCGCGGCGTATCAACGCGATCATGATGCTCTGCGGCCACTACGACAATTCGGGCGAATTCGCCTTCCGCGTCGGCCTGCCGGGCAAGAGCGGGGTAGGCGGCGGCATTCTCTGCATTGCGCCGGGGCAGGGATCGATCGCGGTCTGGTCGCCCGCACTCAACGACGCGGGAACGTCATTGGCGGGTGCGGTCGCGCTCGAACATTTTGCCTATGCGGCGGGGTGGTCGGTGTTCGACTGA
- a CDS encoding nitroreductase family protein, which produces MPATDTSVTQALHARRSVRAFTGQPVDPALLKEVFAAAQRAPSGGNLQPWQATLVTGERWQAVKDAVAARTAMGREGYEPEYDIYPKGLTEPWEARRFGVGEALYASLGIPREDKRGRLAQFMDNYRGFGAPVMLFLHCSRIMGPPQWSDMGMWLQSVMLLLVEHGLASCPQECWAMYGATIRRTLGLDDGQILFTGLAIGYADTAAAVNQWPVPRVPLEDVIDWQGF; this is translated from the coding sequence ATGCCAGCGACTGACACGAGCGTCACCCAAGCCCTGCATGCCCGCCGTTCGGTGCGCGCCTTCACCGGCCAGCCGGTCGATCCGGCGCTGTTGAAAGAGGTATTTGCGGCGGCGCAGCGTGCGCCGTCGGGCGGCAATCTCCAGCCGTGGCAAGCGACGCTGGTGACCGGCGAGCGGTGGCAGGCGGTGAAGGACGCCGTCGCCGCGCGGACCGCAATGGGGCGCGAGGGTTATGAGCCCGAATATGATATCTATCCCAAGGGGCTGACCGAGCCTTGGGAAGCGCGCCGCTTCGGCGTCGGCGAGGCGCTGTACGCTTCGCTCGGCATCCCGCGCGAGGACAAGCGCGGCCGCCTCGCTCAGTTCATGGACAATTACCGGGGTTTCGGCGCACCCGTGATGCTTTTCCTCCATTGCTCGCGCATCATGGGGCCACCGCAATGGTCGGACATGGGCATGTGGCTGCAATCGGTGATGCTGCTGCTCGTCGAACATGGCCTTGCGAGCTGCCCGCAGGAATGCTGGGCGATGTATGGCGCGACGATCCGCCGCACGCTCGGCCTCGACGACGGGCAGATTTTGTTCACCGGGCTCGCGATCGGCTATGCCGACACCGCAGCGGCGGTGAACCAGTGGCCGGTGCCGCGCGTACCGCTCGAAGACGTGATTGATTGGCAGGGATTTTGA
- a CDS encoding VOC family protein: MADHPRSKGLSSAVCYKDAKAAFRWLEEAFGFEPTFVLLDADGNLAHSEMEYGHSSIMIGNEWSDDHRSPANLGGKNTQTVHVQLGQGEDIDAHCERARAAGADIIAEPETQFYGDRTYRAKDSEGHIWTFGVTVAEKTSDEWDAEGGFTTKTRLDD, translated from the coding sequence ATGGCCGACCACCCGCGTTCCAAAGGGCTTTCGAGCGCCGTCTGCTACAAGGATGCCAAAGCCGCGTTCCGCTGGCTGGAGGAAGCTTTCGGGTTCGAACCGACCTTCGTGCTGCTCGATGCCGACGGCAATCTCGCGCACAGCGAGATGGAATATGGCCATTCGTCGATCATGATCGGCAATGAATGGTCCGACGATCACCGCAGCCCCGCGAACCTCGGCGGAAAGAATACGCAAACGGTGCATGTCCAGCTGGGCCAGGGCGAGGATATCGACGCGCATTGCGAGAGGGCGCGCGCAGCGGGCGCCGACATCATCGCCGAACCCGAAACGCAATTCTACGGCGACCGCACCTACCGCGCGAAGGATTCCGAAGGGCATATCTGGACCTTTGGCGTGACGGTCGCGGAAAAGACGTCGGACGAATGGGACGCCGAGGGCGGTTTCACGACCAAGACGCGGCTCGACGATTGA